From Plasmodium brasilianum strain Bolivian I chromosome 5, whole genome shotgun sequence, the proteins below share one genomic window:
- a CDS encoding dynactin subunit 6: MSSDKYVKLLSLNLDRRINRSQSTAKNGTTKSNLDLSPTLSSVGRKSNSLLGLVSVKTSTNYSNTSRSSSASDVSIASDLSNLSNKSIKSEQLNPYKRVNSLSEYIFKFKKLKTENNTKLGSIIFKKFNTNKKKRVDTLNKYTDTNLLSFRCVSTNSETNPTKDLYNLHSKQKGHLECSQSTLIEGEMGCTNITTTTTTTFLFNNIKGISNSSSNSSSNSSSNSSNNSSGNCSGNSSNNGRSNNSPSNNKNRSNSNRSSSKRSSSKRSSSKRSSSKRSSSKRSSSKRSSSKRSSSKRSSSKRSSSKRSSSKRSSSKRSSSNSSSSNSSSSRRRSCEHHTAIGESPLWSYVKSVHNLGINVLHEQTKSSMYFLSFIKINREISKKDLLKEPKEMEYMLRTVPKKYCLKRSAIDYLFKYVRKSDELMYKHKGDNKKKAIKVLHKNGKTMVTMMIKKMIIIMMQMCSIQRNNSKKQKKKNWKHLTHSNHKKKLMKILWEKRNYRYNEKNKNHILKLFLDYIISFYSKKAKNCSALKRNWGRIDTYISKLLFKNIYKKNEDDLVLSSIDHSCKNSRMSTTKEQNEHVQKECNIKSSVIVQLSKNVTIGSGNILFPGSTFISNNAKIYIGHHNLFEDNVMIINNTNKTMHIGSYNIFRSGTCITNTLSIGNRNYFDYKCTISNGGIDCCSFIGTNMLFSDPWNEKKNYKIVSSAISKLHPVLVEENVNEIFLRYNHLNNSG, encoded by the exons atgagtagCGACAAATATGTAAAGTTACTTTCGTTAAATTTGGATAGGCGTATAAATAGAAGCCAAAGCACTGCCAAGAATGGAACTACAAAATCTAACTTGGATTTATCACCTACATTGAGCAGTGTTGGTAGGAAGTCAAACAGCTTGTTAGGCTTAGTTTCGGTTAAAACGTCTACAAACTATTCAAACACTTCACGCTCGTCCAGTGCATCAGACGTATCCATTGCTTCTGATCTGTCTAACTTGTCTAACAAATCCATTAAAAGCGAGCAGTTAAACCCCTATAAAAGAGTGAACTCCCTAAGTGAGTACATATTcaagtttaaaaaattaaagacaGAAAACAATACAAAGCTGGGTAGTAtcatattcaaaaaatttaatacaaacaaaaaaaaaagggtagatacattaaataaatatacggACACTAACTTATTAAGTTTTAGATGTGTATCAACAAATAGTGAAACAAATCCTACCAAGGACCTTTACAATTTGCATAGCAAACAAAAAGGTCATTTAGAATGCAGCCAGAGTACCCTAATAGAGGGCGAAATGGGGTGCACCAacattactactactaccactACTACTTTTCTGTTCAACAACATTAAAGGTATTAGTAACAGTAGTAGTAACAGTAGTAGTaacagtagtagtaatagtagtaataatagtagtggCAATTGCAGTGGTAACAGTAGTAACAACGGACGTAGTAATAACAGTccaagtaataataaaaatcgtagtaatagtaataggaGTAGTAGTAAAAGGAGTAGTAGTAAAAGGAGTAGTAGTAAAAGGAGTAGTAGTAAAAGGAGTAGTAGTAAAAGGAGTAGTAGTAAAAGGAGTAGTAGTAAAAGGAGTAGTAGTAAAAGGAGTAGTAGTAAAAGGAGTAGTAGTAAAAGGAGTAGTAGTAAAAGGAGTAGTAGTAAAAggagtagtagtaatagtagtagtagtaatagtagtagtagtcgTCGTAGATCATGTGAACACCACACGGCAATAGGCGAGTCCCCCCTGTGGTCCTACGTCAAGAGTGTACACAACCTAGGAATAAATGTTCTCCATGAGCAGACAAAGTCAtccatgtattttttatctttcataaaaattaatagagAGATAAGCAAAAAAG ACCTACTAAAGGAACCCAAGGAGATGGAGTATATGCTCAGAACAGTACCAAAAAAGTATTGCCTTAAAAGAAGTGCAATAGATTACTTGTTTAAATATGTTAGAAAGTCTGATGAACTGATGTATAAACACAAAggagataataaaaaaaaagcaataaaaGTTTTACACAAAAATGGAAAGACAATGGTAACaatgatgataaaaaagatgataataataatgatgcaAATGTGTAGTATACAAAGGAACAATtcgaaaaaacaaaaaaaaaaaaattggaagcATTTAACACATAGTaatcacaaaaaaaaattgatgaaGATTTTAtgggaaaaaaggaattacagatataacgaaaaaaataaaaatcacattttaaaattatttttggattatattatttctttttattcaaaaaaagcaaaaaattgttcagctttaaaaagaaattggGGTCGAatagatacatatatttcaaaattactttttaaaaatatttataaaaagaatgaagACGATTTAGTATTATCATCAATTGATCATTCTTGTAAAAATTCAAGGATGAGTACTACGAAGGAACAGAATGAACATGTCCAAAAAGAGTGTAATATAAAATCTTCTGTTATTGTTcaattaagtaaaaatgtaaCTATAGGTAGtggtaatatattattcccTGGTTCAACTTTTATTTCGAACAatgcaaaaatatacataggtcatcataatttatttgaagATAATGTcatgataataaataatacaaataagaCTATGCATATTGGaagttataatattttccgTTCAGGCACTTGCATAACAAATACTCTTTCGATAGGAAATAGGAACTACTTCGACTATAAAT GTACCATTTCCAACGGAGGTATTGACTGTTGTTCATTTATAGGGACAAATATGCTTTTCAGTGATCCGtggaacgaaaaaaaaaattataaaattgttaGCAGCGCTATAAGCAAATTACATCCCGTGCTTGTTGAA gaaaacgtaaatgaaatatttttaagatataATCACCTGAATAATTCAGGATAA
- a CDS encoding rRNA-processing protein FCF1, producing the protein MGKFKKTKKILKLKRVINPNDSRIKQNKEKQVKNNNNNNSNSYKDGKKIKQVAPIDSNLFFNYNENLSPPYNIILDTNFINSSIQYKIDIIKGCSELLLAKCNIYVTDCVVAEMEKLGQRFSLALKLLKDPRYNRLTCTHKGTYADDCIVNRVTESRCYIIATNDKDLKIRLRKIPGVPILYAKNFKYRIERLPDNIMI; encoded by the exons aTG GGGAAGTTTAAGAAAACCAAAAAGATACTAAAATTGAAAAGAGTAATAAACCCCAATGATAGtagaataaaacaaaacaaggaaaaacaagtaaaaaataataataataataatagtaacagttataaagatgggaaaaaaataaagcaagtTGCCCCAATTGACagcaatttattttttaattataatgagAATCTAAGTCCACCATATAACATAATACTTGATAcgaattttattaattcaagtatacaatataaaattgaTATTATTAAAGGATGTTCAGAATTGTTATTAGCCAAATGTAATATTTACGTAACTGACTGTGTTGTAGCAGAAATGGAAAAGCTAGGTCAACGTTTTTCACTTGCATTAAAATTGCTCAAGGACCCCAGATATAATAGATTaacatgtacacataaagGCACATATGCAGATGATTGTATTGTTAACCGAGTTACTGAAAGTCGTTGTTATATTATTGCAACGAATGACaaagatttaaaaataagattaCGAAAAATACCTGGAGTGCCAATTTTATATGCCAAAAATTTCAAGTACAGAATTGAAAGACTTCCTGACaatattatgatataa
- a CDS encoding zinc finger protein, with protein sequence MDSEKKPATPPPVLCENNCGFYGNPANNNLCSKCFRESEEKKKKELANMEKISEYIDPNYTEGKGKGKGKSSKGKKEKTGDDETQEKMQIQRDMVSHDNNTGINNNKTSVKDDNVNSSIKNENDNNTIAKSNSNDSCNTNTNTKSSTNPSSNSSISALGEKNTENKPSTSGSNTAGTTENKTKCFLCNKRIGLLGIKCRCEHYFCALHRYADTHNCTFDYKKYYKDQLMKNNVKVVADKVKKI encoded by the exons ATGGATTCGGAAAAAAAGCCAGCAACG cCGCCCCCAGTGCTGTGCGAGAACAATTGCGGGTTCTATGGAAATCCAGCGAACAACAATTTATGCTCAAAGTGTTTTAGGGAatcagaagaaaaaaaaaaaaaagagttggctaatatggaaaaaataagtgAATATATTGATCCAAATTATACAGagggaaaaggaaaaggtaAGGGGAAATCAAGTAAGggaaagaaggaaaaaacgGGAGATGATGAAACACAAGAGAAAATGCAAATACAAAGAGATATGGTGAGTCATGATAATAATACaggtattaataataataaaacaagcGTTAAAGATGATAATGTTAATTcaagtattaaaaatgagaatGACAATAATACTATTGCGAAAagtaatagtaatgataGTTGTAATACTAACACTAATACCAAAAGTAGTACTAACCCCAGTAGTAATAGCAGTATCAGTGCGCTTGGTGAAAAAAATACTGAGAACAAACCGTCTACCAGTGGTAGTAATACTGCAGGCACAACCGagaataaaacaaagtgctttttatgtaataaacgAATTGGATTATTAGGTATAAAATGTAGATGTGAACATTATTTTTGCGCACTTCATCGATATGCTGATACACATAACTGTACATTCgattataagaaatattataaagaccagttaatgaaaaataatgttaaagTTGTAGCAGACAaggtgaaaaaaatataa